A window of Pirellulales bacterium contains these coding sequences:
- a CDS encoding squalene--hopene cyclase: MKPLLASITALISLALVVSTARAEGEWEITPQSRAALAHGLEWLAQNQGPEGNWQSNDLGLVSMGALAFLADGHTPGRGKYGRNVELALNYVLSHAKPSGLLNIADAQRDMYNHGLSTFVLGQAYGMTNDQRISSVLERALKLIANTQCKDGGWDYRAGTQDHGHDLSLAVMQAKALRSAVDSGLEVSPEVIRLAIRDVREHYSSRGGAQNEADQEHEPGQFTYMKNGGQPSIAMAAAGVVCLQEFGQYDDWRIPKNMQVLTKDIKDKIKPGAQYNRDGKSAFDSYTLYYIGQAMYQVGGTSWKELYPLVRDNLIATQVRMPGDPHLDGVWHDTMRVSGQPGDLYATSVSCFILAIPNRYLPILQEGKIKQYQSEGQATK; the protein is encoded by the coding sequence ATGAAGCCGCTGCTCGCCTCGATTACTGCTCTCATTTCGCTCGCGCTGGTGGTTTCGACCGCTCGCGCCGAAGGAGAATGGGAGATTACGCCTCAAAGCCGAGCGGCGCTTGCGCATGGGCTTGAATGGCTCGCCCAGAACCAGGGGCCCGAGGGCAATTGGCAGTCGAACGATCTGGGGTTGGTGAGCATGGGGGCCCTGGCGTTTTTGGCCGACGGCCACACGCCCGGCCGAGGCAAATACGGCCGCAACGTCGAGCTCGCCCTGAACTATGTGCTGAGCCATGCCAAGCCGTCGGGGCTTTTGAACATCGCCGACGCCCAGCGCGATATGTACAACCATGGCCTGTCGACGTTCGTTCTCGGCCAGGCGTATGGCATGACGAACGATCAGCGAATCAGTTCCGTGCTCGAGCGAGCATTGAAGCTGATTGCCAACACGCAGTGCAAAGACGGCGGCTGGGATTATCGCGCCGGCACGCAAGACCACGGCCACGATCTGAGTCTCGCCGTGATGCAGGCCAAGGCGCTGCGCAGCGCCGTCGATAGCGGGCTGGAGGTTTCGCCCGAGGTGATCCGCTTGGCGATTCGCGATGTGCGCGAGCACTACAGTTCCCGCGGCGGCGCGCAAAACGAAGCCGATCAGGAGCATGAGCCGGGGCAGTTTACTTACATGAAGAACGGCGGCCAGCCGAGCATCGCCATGGCGGCCGCGGGCGTGGTTTGCCTGCAAGAGTTCGGCCAATACGACGACTGGCGAATTCCAAAAAACATGCAGGTGCTGACCAAGGATATCAAGGACAAGATCAAGCCGGGGGCGCAATACAACCGCGACGGCAAATCCGCCTTCGACTCGTACACGCTCTACTATATCGGGCAGGCCATGTATCAGGTCGGCGGCACGTCGTGGAAGGAATTGTATCCCTTGGTGCGGGATAATTTGATCGCCACGCAAGTGCGCATGCCCGGCGATCCGCATCTCGACGGCGTGTGGCACGACACGATGCGCGTCAGCGGCCAGCCGGGCGATCTGTATGCCACCAGCGTTTCATGCTTCATCCTGGCAATTCCGAACCGCTATCTGCCAATCTTGCAAGAAGGAAAGATCAAGCAATATCAGTCGGAGGGGCAAGCGACGAAGTAG
- a CDS encoding BatA domain-containing protein, with product MPSFLPGFGMFAVAGAIAAAGPLVIHLLNRRRYRVVPWAAMDFLREAINRNRKILQLRDILLLILRTAAVLLFGFALARPFFARTSSDQVTPGTPLHAILVVDNSMSMSYRQGTDTLLDEAKARGRELIEALPEGSRVTVLPLCGGVTFSRDAYRTKKDAEDALLRIPVVDRAGTAARAADLAREGMQQAPDVPEKAKRIIFLSDQQVQNWKGVNSASLLKGLPDLQVVDVSPRNPENSWISGFRVLDGLADVSTPTRFVATVSHQGHSQRQKVPVTLSIDGAEVQSKTIDLNPDQTTEVTFEYLFNEPPEQGGVRWATAKVSLPSDRLTIDDSRYLAVPVVAALPVVFVDQYGESEDPKRNRFGETRNFRGLLAPQTTRGQEQLHLVHVVQRRMDQLDEHDLRDARLVVIAGVARPESADNVRLLRDYVRQGGQLVIAAGADFDPAAWSEEAWLDGGGILPLPLAPQPLGRTPEELGNGTFGNAKSATNDAAVGDFKVFSLSVNPSDISSNAYFQLPQTEPQDIVDSLREPTFFKTVVPVEDKGAIDRMVAAETKRIEAERKQLADIDTQIQTLSEKELRGQLDAGDRANLDRLQRNRNEISPSWLLFDAQRDASDADLSAPELAERSRPIVELRYDNQLPFLVQRDIGRGRVIMLTSGFFSDWNDMPRKNAVWLVDRILRSRIESTLPERNVDTSAAPVMVNVQPSQRNEPFVLVRPGGIEQPLEVERRGRDNFVVAVSDFAQRGIYRVAIRRPESAGDSPAENADKNGADKTNDTVAADPKGAVNASATVPAGGKTSTARKLAWEAVMAANGPMDESKLASIDERGLAERMSGTTENGNSTAAGANSATSADTAKAATVATADSSAGPRYQWVPRGQPISLTGAEVWGQDTWWWLLLAVLACLILELTILAWPTASQSLAARRETA from the coding sequence ATGCCAAGTTTTCTGCCGGGATTTGGAATGTTCGCCGTGGCCGGGGCGATTGCCGCCGCCGGGCCGCTGGTGATCCATCTGCTCAATCGGCGGCGCTACCGCGTCGTGCCCTGGGCGGCGATGGATTTCTTGCGCGAGGCGATCAATCGGAATCGCAAGATTTTGCAGCTCCGCGATATTTTGCTGCTGATCTTGCGCACGGCCGCCGTGCTGTTGTTCGGCTTCGCGCTGGCCCGGCCATTTTTCGCCCGCACCTCGAGCGATCAGGTCACGCCCGGCACTCCGCTGCATGCCATCCTGGTCGTCGACAACAGCATGAGCATGTCGTATCGCCAAGGGACCGACACGCTGTTGGATGAGGCCAAAGCGCGCGGCCGCGAGTTGATCGAAGCGCTGCCGGAGGGAAGCCGCGTGACCGTGCTCCCCTTGTGCGGCGGAGTGACCTTCAGCCGCGACGCATATCGCACAAAGAAAGACGCCGAAGACGCCCTTCTGCGAATCCCGGTGGTCGATCGGGCGGGCACCGCTGCCCGCGCCGCCGATCTGGCCCGTGAAGGAATGCAGCAAGCCCCCGACGTGCCCGAAAAGGCCAAGCGAATCATCTTTCTCAGCGATCAGCAGGTTCAGAATTGGAAGGGCGTAAACTCGGCGTCGCTGCTGAAGGGTTTGCCCGACCTGCAAGTGGTCGATGTCTCGCCGCGGAATCCGGAGAATAGTTGGATTTCGGGCTTTCGCGTGCTCGACGGACTGGCCGATGTTTCGACGCCCACGCGATTCGTCGCCACCGTCTCGCATCAAGGGCATAGCCAGCGGCAGAAAGTGCCCGTCACCCTTTCGATCGATGGCGCCGAAGTGCAATCGAAGACGATCGATCTGAATCCGGATCAGACGACCGAAGTCACCTTCGAATATCTGTTCAATGAACCTCCGGAACAGGGAGGCGTGCGCTGGGCGACGGCCAAAGTGTCGCTCCCCTCGGATCGTTTGACGATCGACGATTCCCGCTATCTGGCCGTGCCGGTCGTGGCGGCGCTGCCGGTGGTGTTCGTCGATCAATACGGCGAATCGGAAGATCCCAAGCGGAACCGCTTCGGCGAAACGCGCAATTTCCGCGGGCTGCTGGCCCCGCAAACGACGCGCGGGCAAGAGCAACTGCACTTGGTGCATGTCGTGCAGCGGCGGATGGACCAATTGGACGAACACGATCTGCGCGACGCCCGGCTGGTGGTGATCGCCGGCGTGGCGCGGCCCGAATCGGCCGACAACGTTCGCCTGCTGCGCGACTACGTTCGCCAAGGCGGACAATTGGTGATTGCCGCGGGAGCCGATTTCGATCCGGCGGCATGGTCGGAGGAAGCGTGGCTCGACGGCGGCGGAATCCTGCCGCTGCCGCTTGCCCCGCAGCCGCTCGGCCGCACGCCCGAAGAGCTGGGCAACGGAACGTTTGGAAACGCCAAGTCGGCCACGAACGATGCGGCCGTCGGCGATTTCAAGGTGTTTTCGTTGAGCGTCAATCCCAGCGACATTTCCTCGAATGCCTATTTCCAGCTTCCGCAAACCGAGCCGCAAGACATCGTCGATTCGCTTCGCGAGCCGACGTTTTTCAAGACGGTCGTTCCGGTCGAAGACAAAGGCGCGATCGATCGCATGGTGGCCGCCGAAACCAAGCGAATCGAAGCCGAGCGGAAGCAATTGGCCGATATCGACACCCAGATCCAAACGCTTTCGGAAAAGGAATTGCGCGGCCAGCTCGACGCCGGCGACCGCGCGAATCTCGATCGCCTGCAGCGCAATCGGAACGAGATTTCACCGTCGTGGCTCCTCTTCGATGCCCAGCGCGACGCCTCGGATGCCGACCTTTCCGCGCCAGAGTTGGCCGAGCGATCGCGGCCGATCGTCGAATTGCGCTACGACAATCAGCTGCCGTTCCTCGTGCAACGCGATATCGGCCGCGGCCGGGTAATCATGCTCACGAGCGGATTCTTTTCCGATTGGAACGACATGCCGCGCAAGAACGCCGTGTGGCTGGTCGATCGGATTTTGCGGTCGCGGATCGAATCCACGCTGCCGGAGCGAAATGTCGACACCTCCGCCGCCCCGGTGATGGTCAACGTTCAGCCAAGCCAACGAAACGAGCCGTTCGTCCTGGTGCGGCCGGGTGGAATCGAGCAGCCGCTCGAGGTCGAACGACGCGGACGAGATAATTTCGTCGTGGCCGTGTCCGACTTCGCCCAGCGCGGCATCTACCGGGTCGCGATTCGGCGACCGGAAAGCGCCGGCGATTCGCCGGCGGAAAACGCAGACAAAAACGGCGCGGACAAAACGAACGACACTGTCGCCGCGGATCCAAAGGGCGCCGTAAATGCCTCGGCGACGGTCCCCGCCGGCGGAAAAACCTCGACCGCCCGAAAACTGGCTTGGGAAGCCGTCATGGCCGCCAACGGCCCGATGGACGAGTCGAAATTGGCCTCGATCGACGAACGGGGCTTGGCCGAGCGGATGTCGGGCACCACCGAAAATGGCAACTCGACCGCGGCTGGCGCGAATTCCGCGACCAGCGCGGACACGGCGAAAGCGGCGACGGTCGCGACCGCCGATTCGTCGGCCGGCCCGCGCTACCAGTGGGTTCCTCGTGGCCAGCCGATCAGCCTCACCGGCGCCGAAGTGTGGGGGCAAGACACGTGGTGGTGGCTTTTGTTGGCGGTGCTGGCGTGCCTGATTCTCGAATTGACGATCTTGGCCTGGCCGACTGCGTCGCAGTCGCTGGCCGCTCGACGGGAAACCGCCTGA
- a CDS encoding MoxR family ATPase codes for MSTTAAAPPTASAADVAAVQRCEQAYNRIRDELGKVIVGQGEVIEQVLTAVFARGHALLEGVPGLAKTLLVSSLAQALHLSFKRIQFTPDLMPSDVTGTEVIQEDLQTGARQYKFLAGPVFANLLLADEINRTPPKTQAAMLEAMQERQVSAGGQVHKLPNPFFVLATQNPLEQEGTYPLPEAQLDRFLLYIKVDYPSPAEEWEVARRVTTGLMGTITPVLSGDDIIEIQKLVSRVPVSDQVLGYAWALVRASRPHTPEAPDFVNRWVSWGAGPRGVLTLVTCAKARAILYGRYHATVGDVQAVAKPALRHRIASNYAAQASNVGSQQLIDMLMEAIPADKKYEKPAA; via the coding sequence ATGTCCACCACTGCCGCCGCCCCTCCCACCGCTTCCGCCGCCGATGTTGCCGCCGTGCAACGTTGCGAACAAGCCTATAACCGTATTCGCGACGAGCTCGGCAAAGTGATCGTCGGGCAGGGCGAAGTGATCGAGCAGGTGCTCACCGCCGTGTTCGCTCGCGGCCATGCCCTGTTGGAAGGCGTGCCGGGGTTGGCCAAGACGCTACTGGTCAGTTCGCTCGCGCAGGCGTTGCACCTATCGTTCAAGCGAATCCAGTTCACGCCCGACTTGATGCCGAGCGACGTAACGGGCACGGAAGTGATTCAGGAAGATTTGCAAACCGGCGCCCGGCAATACAAATTCCTTGCCGGCCCGGTGTTTGCCAATCTGCTCTTGGCCGACGAAATCAATCGCACGCCGCCGAAAACGCAAGCCGCCATGCTCGAAGCGATGCAAGAGCGGCAAGTGTCGGCCGGCGGGCAGGTTCACAAGCTGCCGAATCCGTTCTTCGTGCTCGCTACGCAAAATCCGCTGGAGCAAGAAGGCACCTATCCGCTGCCCGAAGCGCAGTTGGATCGCTTCCTGCTCTATATCAAGGTGGATTACCCGAGCCCGGCCGAGGAATGGGAAGTCGCCCGCCGCGTGACAACCGGCCTGATGGGCACGATCACTCCCGTTCTTTCCGGCGACGATATCATCGAGATCCAGAAGCTGGTTTCGCGCGTGCCGGTCAGCGATCAAGTGTTGGGCTATGCCTGGGCGCTGGTTCGCGCATCGCGGCCGCACACGCCCGAGGCGCCCGATTTCGTCAACCGCTGGGTGAGCTGGGGGGCCGGGCCGCGCGGTGTGCTGACGCTCGTCACGTGCGCGAAGGCTCGCGCCATTTTGTACGGCCGCTACCATGCCACGGTCGGCGACGTGCAAGCGGTCGCCAAGCCGGCCTTGCGGCATCGCATCGCCAGCAACTACGCCGCGCAGGCGTCGAACGTCGGCAGCCAGCAATTGATCGACATGCTCATGGAAGCGATCCCGGCCGACAAGAAATACGAGAAACCCGCCGCCTAA
- a CDS encoding DUF58 domain-containing protein: MAKSVLSRYLDPEVLARMADRHIEPRGLVMGNLAGAHKSPLSGFAVEFASHREYVPGDDPKHIDWRVYFTREKYFIKQYEMETNFVCHLIIDCSASMRYGEDREQKLLYAAQMATTLGYSIIRQSDKVSLATFDDRLRGILQPSNSMAQVVRMTDHLDELKPVEKTRMSECLTELVGRMHRREIVMIFSDFFTDLDALEAVLQRMRYHRHEVVLFQIMHHDELAFELDGMIKFQGLEIPEELLAQPEDLRRGYLKAVEKFNGRFEEICRNNMVERILVDTSRSMGEVFVDYLNQRSLLNRGR, from the coding sequence ATGGCAAAAAGCGTTCTCTCCCGTTATCTCGATCCCGAAGTGTTGGCCCGCATGGCGGACCGGCACATCGAGCCGCGCGGCTTGGTGATGGGCAATCTCGCCGGGGCGCATAAATCGCCCCTGTCGGGCTTTGCCGTCGAATTCGCCAGCCATCGCGAATATGTTCCCGGCGACGATCCGAAGCACATCGATTGGCGCGTTTATTTCACGCGCGAAAAATACTTCATCAAGCAATACGAGATGGAGACGAATTTCGTCTGCCATCTGATCATCGATTGCAGCGCTTCGATGCGCTACGGCGAAGATCGCGAGCAAAAGCTGCTGTACGCCGCCCAAATGGCCACGACGCTCGGCTATTCGATCATCCGCCAGAGCGATAAAGTGTCGCTGGCCACGTTCGACGATCGCCTGCGCGGCATCCTGCAGCCGAGCAATTCGATGGCCCAGGTGGTCCGCATGACCGACCATTTGGACGAGCTGAAGCCGGTCGAGAAAACGCGCATGTCCGAATGCCTGACCGAACTGGTCGGCCGGATGCATCGCCGCGAGATCGTGATGATCTTCAGCGATTTCTTCACCGATCTCGACGCCCTCGAGGCCGTGTTGCAGCGGATGCGCTATCATCGCCACGAGGTAGTGCTGTTTCAAATCATGCACCACGACGAATTGGCGTTCGAGCTCGATGGGATGATCAAGTTCCAGGGCCTGGAAATCCCCGAGGAACTGTTGGCCCAGCCCGAGGATTTGCGGCGCGGCTACTTGAAGGCGGTGGAAAAATTCAACGGCCGCTTCGAAGAAATCTGCCGCAACAACATGGTCGAGCGCATCTTGGTCGACACCAGCCGCAGCATGGGCGAAGTGTTCGTCGATTATCTCAACCAGCGCAGCCTGTTGAACCGCGGGCGATAG
- a CDS encoding flavin reductase family protein encodes MKRYTKKNFPTDKVRRFLEPGPIVLVSSAYKGQRDIMTLGWHMVLGFSPSLVGCYIWDQNHSYSLVRSSRECVINLPTSDLIDAVIGIGNCHGPEVDKFAKFGLTAAAASEVSAPLIAECYANFECKLTDAKPVDRHGLFIFEVVKAHVAVSPKYPKTVHYRGDGVFMISGPSKSYRRKFKPENL; translated from the coding sequence ATGAAACGCTACACGAAGAAAAATTTCCCGACCGACAAGGTGCGGCGGTTTCTCGAGCCTGGGCCGATCGTGCTCGTAAGTTCGGCGTACAAAGGCCAGCGCGACATCATGACCTTGGGCTGGCACATGGTGCTCGGCTTTTCGCCGTCGCTCGTGGGCTGCTACATCTGGGACCAGAACCATAGCTACTCGCTCGTGCGCAGCAGCCGCGAGTGCGTGATCAATCTTCCGACATCCGATCTGATCGACGCCGTGATCGGCATCGGCAACTGCCACGGCCCGGAAGTCGATAAGTTTGCGAAATTCGGTCTCACCGCCGCCGCGGCCAGCGAAGTGTCGGCCCCGCTGATCGCCGAGTGCTACGCCAATTTCGAATGCAAGCTCACGGACGCCAAGCCGGTCGACCGCCACGGCCTGTTCATTTTCGAGGTGGTCAAGGCGCACGTCGCTGTGTCGCCCAAGTACCCCAAAACCGTTCACTACCGCGGCGATGGCGTGTTCATGATCTCGGGCCCGTCGAAGAGCTATCGCCGAAAATTCAAGCCGGAGAACTTGTAG
- a CDS encoding type II toxin-antitoxin system HicB family antitoxin, with protein MSLSVEIEQEDDGRWLAEVLELDGVLAYGATREEAVARAEVLALRVSPTVGNTAKPYQN; from the coding sequence ATGAGCCTTTCCGTTGAAATCGAACAGGAAGACGACGGCCGCTGGCTCGCGGAGGTCTTAGAACTTGACGGCGTATTGGCGTACGGTGCAACGCGCGAGGAAGCGGTTGCTCGGGCTGAAGTGCTTGCGCTCCGCGTGTCGCCGACCGTCGGGAACACGGCGAAGCCGTACCAGAACTAG
- a CDS encoding proline dehydrogenase family protein, with amino-acid sequence MAADYRPRLAVDVDRASILWPLSPDPWPLVLPQPSLPADFSAADLASIERTTQEVGRWLLAHLDTRRLTFLQRGWWDERLMEWAMRDEAVKVQMFRFIDVLPMLADSKSVARHLQEYLGPVRDRLPSAARVGLDVARGFGPAQHMLANAARTGAAANARRFIAGSSAKEVLEAAYAERLGKRAFTLDILGEAVTSEVEAERYLGAYVELIEAIAPTVNVWPEVTRLDRDDRGPIPRVNVSVKLSALDSQFDPIDPDGTTQRVAARLRTLLRTARRHRAHVHVDMESYAAKDLTLAIFQSVLAEDEFRDWPDVGIVIQCYLRDSERDLQRLADWAVERGTPVWVRLVKGAYWDYETVHAISSGWPVPVFRNKFETDANFERASRRVLQRADLLRPALGSHNVRSLAHGIATAQFLGLPPSAYEIQMLYGMADPEKQAIVDLGQRMRIYMPYGELIPGMAYLVRRLLENTSNESFVRASLSQHVAVEKLLMNPEERGEGRGARGEESGQGSGIRGQEGTMANQSGGERRGARGEDIKESSIGVGKHPETSPPDSLTASSLKPQACFRNEPLADFAIAENRLRMREALNHVRAEMGQSYPLWIDGQTVATSGSLKSIDPSDFAQTVGIVAAAESRHAADAVAAARRALPAWIALGAQGRAEYLLGAAEALRSRRFELAAWEVAECGKTWREADGDVCEAIDYCEYYAQAAVALDTGRKVHVPGEENRTEYLPRGVAAVIAPWNFPLAILTGMTTAALATGNTVVMKPAEQSSVIAAKLMDVFNDVRLPPGVLNYLPGQGEVVGAALVDHPDVALIAFTGSRTVGLAINRRAAEISASATGIRQVKRVIIEMGGKNAIIVDDDADLDEAVTGAVTSAFGYQGQKCSACSRCIVVGSAYEAFLNRLTESARSLKIGPADDPSSRMGPVIDAEAFERIRGYIDLGRREAREVLAVDIGVLAERGYFIGPHIFADVQPSSRLAQEEIFGPVLSVIRAADLGEALRIANDTDYALTAGIYSRSPAHLDRAARELLAGNVYLNRPITGALVNRQPFGGFKLSGIGDKAGGPDYLLQFVVERTVTENTLRRGFAPPPAEGD; translated from the coding sequence ATGGCAGCGGACTACCGTCCGCGACTTGCCGTCGATGTCGATCGCGCCTCGATTCTCTGGCCCCTGTCCCCCGACCCCTGGCCCCTCGTCTTGCCGCAGCCTTCGCTACCCGCCGACTTCAGCGCGGCCGACTTGGCCAGCATCGAGCGAACGACACAAGAAGTCGGCCGTTGGCTGCTTGCGCACCTCGACACCCGCCGGCTCACATTTCTGCAGCGCGGCTGGTGGGACGAGCGGCTCATGGAATGGGCCATGCGCGACGAAGCGGTCAAAGTGCAAATGTTTCGCTTCATCGACGTGCTGCCGATGCTCGCCGACAGCAAGAGTGTCGCGCGGCATTTGCAAGAGTATCTCGGGCCGGTGCGCGATCGATTGCCGAGCGCGGCTCGCGTCGGCTTGGATGTCGCCCGCGGCTTCGGCCCCGCCCAGCACATGCTGGCGAATGCCGCCCGGACGGGCGCCGCGGCGAACGCACGCCGTTTCATCGCCGGTAGCTCGGCTAAAGAAGTGCTCGAAGCGGCATATGCCGAACGGCTCGGCAAACGGGCCTTCACGCTCGATATCCTCGGCGAGGCGGTCACCAGCGAAGTCGAGGCCGAGCGGTATCTCGGGGCCTATGTCGAACTGATCGAAGCGATCGCTCCGACCGTAAACGTCTGGCCGGAGGTGACGCGATTGGATCGCGACGATCGTGGGCCGATCCCGCGCGTCAATGTGTCGGTGAAACTCTCGGCGCTGGATAGCCAATTCGACCCCATCGATCCGGACGGAACCACGCAGCGAGTCGCCGCCCGCTTGCGGACGCTCTTGCGGACCGCGCGGCGGCATCGGGCACATGTGCATGTCGATATGGAATCGTACGCGGCCAAAGATCTCACGTTGGCGATTTTTCAATCGGTGCTGGCGGAGGACGAGTTTCGCGATTGGCCCGACGTCGGGATCGTCATCCAATGTTATTTGCGAGATTCCGAGCGCGATTTGCAGCGGCTCGCCGATTGGGCCGTCGAGCGGGGAACGCCGGTTTGGGTGCGGCTCGTGAAAGGGGCTTATTGGGACTACGAGACGGTGCATGCGATTTCCAGCGGCTGGCCCGTGCCGGTGTTTCGCAATAAATTCGAAACCGACGCGAATTTCGAGCGAGCATCGCGGCGCGTTCTGCAACGCGCCGACCTGCTGCGCCCGGCGCTGGGCAGCCACAACGTCCGTTCGCTGGCCCACGGCATCGCGACGGCCCAATTCCTCGGCCTGCCGCCGAGCGCCTACGAAATCCAGATGCTTTACGGCATGGCCGATCCGGAAAAACAGGCCATCGTCGATCTCGGCCAACGGATGCGAATTTACATGCCCTATGGCGAGTTGATTCCCGGCATGGCGTATTTGGTGCGCCGGCTGCTGGAAAACACGTCGAATGAATCGTTCGTCCGTGCCAGCCTGTCGCAACATGTTGCCGTGGAAAAGTTGCTGATGAATCCGGAAGAGAGGGGCGAGGGGCGAGGGGCGAGGGGCGAGGAAAGTGGTCAAGGGTCGGGGATCAGGGGCCAGGAGGGAACTATGGCGAATCAAAGTGGGGGCGAGCGGCGAGGGGCGAGGGGCGAGGACATCAAAGAAAGTTCGATCGGCGTCGGAAAGCATCCCGAAACCTCACCGCCTGACAGCCTCACCGCCTCAAGCCTCAAGCCTCAAGCCTGTTTCCGCAACGAACCGCTGGCGGATTTCGCGATTGCCGAAAACCGGTTGCGGATGCGCGAAGCGCTGAATCATGTCCGCGCCGAGATGGGGCAATCCTATCCGCTGTGGATCGACGGCCAGACGGTGGCGACCAGCGGCTCGCTGAAATCGATCGATCCCTCGGATTTCGCCCAAACCGTCGGCATCGTGGCGGCGGCGGAATCGCGGCATGCGGCCGATGCGGTCGCCGCGGCTCGGCGCGCACTGCCGGCTTGGATCGCGCTCGGCGCTCAAGGCCGGGCCGAGTATTTGCTGGGAGCGGCCGAAGCGCTGCGCAGCCGGCGATTCGAATTGGCCGCCTGGGAAGTGGCCGAATGCGGCAAAACATGGCGCGAAGCCGATGGCGACGTTTGCGAAGCGATCGACTATTGCGAGTATTATGCCCAAGCGGCCGTCGCCCTGGACACCGGGCGAAAAGTGCACGTGCCGGGCGAAGAAAATCGCACCGAGTATTTGCCCCGCGGCGTCGCGGCCGTGATCGCCCCGTGGAATTTTCCGCTGGCGATTCTCACCGGCATGACCACCGCCGCCTTGGCTACCGGCAACACGGTGGTGATGAAACCCGCCGAGCAATCCTCAGTGATTGCCGCAAAGCTGATGGATGTTTTTAACGACGTGCGCTTGCCGCCGGGCGTGCTCAACTATCTGCCGGGCCAAGGCGAAGTCGTCGGCGCCGCGCTCGTGGATCATCCCGACGTCGCCCTGATCGCATTTACCGGCTCGCGGACCGTCGGCCTGGCGATCAACCGCCGCGCGGCCGAAATTTCCGCCAGCGCCACAGGCATCCGGCAAGTTAAACGTGTGATCATCGAGATGGGCGGCAAGAATGCGATCATCGTCGACGACGATGCCGATCTCGACGAAGCCGTGACCGGCGCCGTCACGAGCGCCTTCGGCTACCAGGGACAAAAATGCTCGGCCTGCTCGCGGTGCATCGTCGTGGGCTCGGCGTATGAGGCCTTCTTGAATCGGCTCACCGAATCGGCGCGCAGCTTGAAGATCGGCCCGGCCGACGATCCGTCGTCGCGAATGGGGCCGGTGATCGATGCCGAGGCGTTCGAGCGAATCCGCGGCTACATCGATCTCGGCCGCCGCGAGGCCCGCGAGGTGCTGGCGGTCGATATCGGCGTGTTGGCCGAGCGCGGTTATTTCATTGGCCCGCACATTTTCGCCGACGTGCAGCCGTCGAGCCGATTGGCGCAGGAGGAGATCTTCGGTCCGGTGTTGTCGGTGATCCGCGCCGCCGATTTGGGCGAAGCGTTGCGGATCGCCAACGACACCGACTACGCCCTGACGGCCGGCATCTACAGCCGCAGCCCGGCCCATTTGGACCGCGCTGCCCGCGAGCTTTTGGCGGGCAATGTGTATCTGAACCGCCCGATCACGGGCGCGCTGGTGAATCGCCAGCCGTTCGGCGGCTTCAAGCTCTCCGGCATCGGCGACAAAGCCGGCGGCCCCGACTACCTACTGCAATTCGTCGTCGAGCGCACCGTGACCGAAAACACCTTGCGCCGCGGCTTCGCCCCGCCGCCGGCGGAAGGAGACTAG
- a CDS encoding NINE protein, translating to MSQPSADSSKRVAAGICGILIGALGIHKFIIGLTKPGLIMLLVSVLTCGIGAIPMGIIGLVEGIIYLTKSDADFYQTYIVDKKGWF from the coding sequence ATGTCGCAGCCGAGCGCGGATAGCAGCAAACGCGTTGCCGCGGGAATCTGTGGAATTCTGATCGGTGCCTTGGGGATCCATAAGTTCATCATCGGACTGACCAAACCAGGCCTCATTATGTTGCTGGTGTCGGTGCTGACCTGCGGCATCGGCGCGATTCCGATGGGCATTATCGGTTTGGTCGAGGGCATCATCTATCTGACCAAGAGCGACGCCGATTTCTATCAGACCTATATTGTGGACAAAAAGGGATGGTTCTAG
- a CDS encoding AbrB/MazE/SpoVT family DNA-binding domain-containing protein produces the protein MMKTLTKHGNSYALVIDKPILELLHITPDTPFEIMSDGQCLVLTPVRDAKEEKKFQKALEMVHARFGRAMQRLAE, from the coding sequence ATGATGAAAACGCTCACGAAGCATGGCAACAGCTATGCGCTGGTGATCGACAAGCCGATTCTGGAATTACTGCACATCACGCCCGACACGCCGTTCGAGATCATGAGCGACGGCCAATGCCTCGTGCTCACGCCGGTTCGCGATGCCAAAGAAGAAAAGAAATTTCAAAAGGCACTCGAAATGGTCCATGCCCGATTCGGTCGAGCGATGCAACGCCTTGCGGAGTAG
- a CDS encoding type II toxin-antitoxin system death-on-curing family toxin: MHADFFEMAAAYLFHIVQNHPFIDGNKRTGAAAAIIFLAMNDIEIAADEDGWVELTLWVARGESRKPETAEFFRSRARQAP, translated from the coding sequence TTGCATGCGGACTTCTTCGAGATGGCCGCGGCCTACCTTTTTCACATCGTGCAGAACCATCCATTCATTGATGGCAACAAACGAACCGGCGCGGCTGCCGCAATTATATTCCTGGCGATGAACGACATCGAAATTGCAGCCGACGAGGATGGCTGGGTTGAACTGACGCTGTGGGTCGCGCGCGGAGAGTCGCGCAAGCCGGAAACCGCCGAGTTCTTTCGGTCCCGCGCCCGCCAGGCTCCTTAG